One Monomorium pharaonis isolate MP-MQ-018 chromosome 4, ASM1337386v2, whole genome shotgun sequence DNA segment encodes these proteins:
- the LOC118645375 gene encoding uncharacterized protein LOC118645375, which translates to MSNILNIGGEPIFDDSIVKIETHTYNPYANTTFGYSDETRIPIQQQDLYTLPCESFLYVEGRLVMKKKDDKDKDEINLGNSCVAFMFDEIRYELNGVEIDRNRNVGITSTLKNYVSLSYDKAVIMQNAGWEFSYNLPEGYFNFCVPLSVLLGFCEDYKRVIVNARHELILIRARNDNNSIVGNSTAQPEIELFKVQWRMPHVTLNEVNKLSLLRALESGQCLSMSFRSWDLYEYPLLQSTTKHSWAVKTAIQLEKPRFVIFALQTGRKNIMSQDVTIFDDCNLINVKLYLNSEFYPYDDMNLDFRKSRYAILYDMYRRFDKSYYGYECETLLNVITFLEKGPFAVIDCSRQNESVKSATVDVRIEFDCKENVPANTTAYCLILHDRVIEYCPLSNVVRKIM; encoded by the coding sequence ATGTCTAACATCTTGAACATTGGAGGCGAGCCGATCTTTGACGACAGCATCGTCAAGATTGAGACTCATACGTACAATCCGTACGCCAACACCACTTTTGGATACAGCGATGAAACAAGGATACCCATACAACAGCaggatttatacacgttaccATGTGAAAGTTTTCTCTACGTCGAAGGAAGATTGGTgatgaagaagaaagacgATAAGGATAAAGATGAGATAAATCTCGGAAATAGTTGCGTGGCGTTCATGTTTGATGAAATTCGATATGAACTCAACGGCGTGgaaattgatcgcaacagaaacgttggaataaccagcacTCTCAAGAACTATGTATCGTTGTCATATGACAAAGCAGTAATTATGCAGAATGCAGGATGGGAATTTTCGTATAACCTACCGGAAGGATACTTCAACTTTTGCGTACCGCTTAGTGTATTATTGGGCTTTTGCGAAGATTACAAACGCGTGATTGTTAACGCTCGTCACGAATTGATCTTGATACGAGCGCGCAACGATAACAATTCTATCGTCGGAAATTCAACGGCTCAaccggaaattgaattatttaaagtgcagTGGCGAATGCCGCATGTTACGTTAAACGAAGTCAACAAATTATCATTGCTGCGAGCTTTGGAGAGTGGACAATGTCTAAGTATGAGTTTTCGCTCCTGGGATCTGTATGAGTACCCTTTGTTGCAGAGTACGACGAAACATTCATGGGCTGTTAAAACTGCAATTCAGCTCGAGAAACCGCGCTTCGTTATCTTCGCACTGCAGACtggtcgaaaaaatatcatgtcaCAAGATGTTACAATCTTTGACGACTGTAATTTGATCaacgtaaaactttatctaaactCCGAATTTTATCCGTATGACGATATGAATTTAGACTTTCGTAAATCTAGATATGCAATTCTGTATGACATGTATCGACGTTTTGATAAATCTTATTATGGATATGAGTGTGAAACGCTGCTCAACGTAATCACATTCCTGGAAAAAGGACCTTTTGCGGTCATTGACTGTTCGCGACAAAACGAATCCGTCAAGAGTGCTACCGTAGATGTgcgcatagaatttgattgcaaaGAAAATGTTCCCGCGAATACTACCGCTTATTGTCTCATTTTACATGATcgtgtaattgaatattgtCCGTTGTCCAACGTAGTGCGCAAAATCATGTAA